A segment of the Salvelinus namaycush isolate Seneca chromosome 3, SaNama_1.0, whole genome shotgun sequence genome:
TCAATTATGTGATTTGATGTTACGCCGATGAGAGCTATGTAGCTCGCTAAACTAGTAGCTACATTTATTCTACCTAACGCGCAACGTTAGCATAAACGTTTTGTTTATCTTGTTAACGTTAGCAAGCTAAATTAGCCACACTGGATCTAGCTGCTACGTTAGTGTATGTGGTAACTTTTCTAACGCCACTGGAGCATTGTTAAGCAACATTTATTGTAAATCATAACGCAAGTTTGACTTTGGTATATCTCGATTCTCATCTGTTTGGATTCATTTACACATACTAATCTACAGGCAAGGGGGGCGGCTAGATACATCACCCCACTCTACCTCCTGATCTGTGGAAACAATGGCTAGTGCTGCCCCTCCACCATCCGCTGTCTCGACCGCCACTGAGAACCCCAGCAGCTCGAGTGCTGCTGGGGAGGGTGCCAATCAGGACAGCGCCTTCGAATGCAACATCTGCCTGGACACCTCCAAGGATGCGGTGATCAGTCTGTGTGGGCATCTCTTTTGGTAAACACCCTCTTGTCTTGAGACTGTTCTGTATTTGTGATTGATTGGGGGACATTCTTCCTTATCTGGTACTCAGGAGAGGGTCTTGTGCACATAATTCAATATAGTAATTTAATATCTGTTCTATCTCCCATCCTTTACATTCCCTGTATCATCTAGTTGGCCCTGTTTACATCAGGTAAGTCAATTGATACATCATTTATTTTACACAACCACTGTCATCAGCTGCCACCTGACCCTGATGTTTTACTGCTACTCTGAATGTATCATGCAATCTTAACCCCCCTATGTTTATGCAGTGGTTAGAGACCAGACCTAACAGACAAGTGTGTCCAGTGTGCAAGGCAGGCATCAGTCGAGACAAAGTCATCCCACTATATGGCAGGGGGAGCACAAGCCAGCAGGACCCACGGTGGGTTGATGTACTCAACATGAAAGCAGGGAGCTCAGTTTGCATACAATCCTCAGTTATTTACTCTGAATTCCACATCCCAAACTACTGTTGTCAACAACCTGTCTCTCATTGTTAGGGAGCGAACTCCTCCTCGACCACAAGGACAGAGGCCAGAAAATCGTGTAAGTATTGTGTAATACAACCACTATCACCAAGCCATTACTCTCACTTTTCAGACTGTCCACAATTATTTAGCAAGGATGTTAGCAAAGCTCAATACAGATGGTTCTACTGTGTACCACCTGTGTTTGCAATGTTGGCTGCTGTATTGCACTACCCATTCATGATGAAACTATGACACAGGATGCTGTAGTGAACCTGCCCATAGCTGAATTCATTAGCAGAATTAACTGTCTCACTGGGACCTATTAAGCACTGCCTGAAGAGCTATATTTGACCCCTTGAGAAGGACGAAACTTATAGCACTAGTGATTGCGTCACATCATCTCTCCCTCGATACACCTGTTAAAGTCAAGTTTTTTGTACATATGGAATAGTCATGTTATAACCCTGGGTCGGTGCAATGTTATTGTACGGTTCTCTTTCTTCCCATCACAGGGATTTCAGAGGTTCGGCTTTGGAGATGGAGGATTCCAGATGTCTTTTGGCATTGGTGCCTTTCCATTTGGCATTTTCTCTACAGCTTTTAACATCAATGATGGAAGACCACACCCAGGTACTTTAGCTGTGCAGGTTGAGCATTGTGTATTGTAACAATGTTTCATCAAATGTATTGTGAATGGCCCCCTCTAGCTTGAAAAGCGTTGATTCATTCTCCACTGGTTACCCCACACAGCTGCCCTTGGGACCCCCCAGCACATGGATGAACAGTTCTTGTCCCAACTCTTTCTATTTGTGGCTCTGGTGATTGTGTTTTGGCTACTAATCGCATAAATGTCTGGGTGGCCAGGACTAAGGCTCAAGTTGGACAGTTCTTAATACTCTGTTTCCAGATACTTGTTTGATTTTGTACTTTTCCACATTCTAAGTATTGTCCTCTTGACTTGGCTAGCTGTTGGTTTATTTTTGGTAATTAAGATTAAACTGTTTGATTACATCTGTACTATGAATCCTACAGAAGTCTTAAAATGGCCCTACCTCTTCATTTCCATCAATGTTGTGTTTTTTAATAGACATTAAGTTTCCTTGGTTGGCAATATAGAACCAGATTTTAAAAGAAAAAATGGCAAATCAGTAAATGTAAGGTATCGGATATACTCTGTGTTTGTATGGATGTAGATTAGGAGCAGTATGTCCTGTTTCTTAACTGAATCTATCAATTCAGGAAGAGATGTATCATTGGTGATAGACTTTTAAATTGTTGACACAATTGCCTTTTGAGTACCATTACCAGTATGCAGCCATATTAACAATACAGTAAGTAGTACATTGTGTGGTGTCAGCAAGGGAATAGTCCAAAAGAGCAGTATTGATATGGGTTTAGTTATTGAATGACATTAACTGGTATGTCCTCAGTTGCCATAGGAGTTATTTTGTTAAGACTATTTCTCATGTTTCAGAAAATTAGGTTACAATTTAAAGGAGCTATTTTTGGTTCAATGATACTGTCATTATCTGCCACTAGTAAGACTTTTAGTACAAATGGAAATGTAGAATTCTAATGCATATGCTTATAAAATAAAGAACTTGGGGGGGATGTGCAAAAGGTATAAAAGATTGATTTCTTCAACCTGACAACTATCAAGATGAATGTCATGAGTAACAAAAGCTGTTATTTTTGATAGTGTTCTCCCTCACTAATTGATTTTGTTTACTTCACAACTTTCTCACTAATAAATGTATTATTAAAATAGCATAAGCATCTGTAATAGACTGTTTGCTTCATATCCTACTGAGAACTTTAAACAAACACCTTCATATGGGTAGTCAATGTTTTTCTAATCAGGCTGCAACCACTTAATGCCATTCAAAGAAACATTCAACATTAGAAACAGAATAACAGCCCATTGTATTTTCAATTGGGTTAACTTGCATTCATAAAAGCAAATGTTTTAAGATCATCTAGTAAAATAATTGATTTGGTTGTTAATCAACTATTCTGAAAAATATAAAAGTATACCTCTCAATATGATACCACCAAAAATGTGATTATTCTAAAAACAGATGATGAATAACTTGGCTCTTCATGTTTtaggagagagaaaaatatattttacaaaaaATACTTTCAGTCCAAAGAACAATATAACTTCCACTGAGAACAACCCCTGTAGACCCTACAAAAATGAATGAGTTATGTCTCTGGCTCTTCTTGTGACTCTTGGTCTTCTTGAGGCACGGGCTCTAGCAGTTCATTGGACACTGTCACCAGTGGGTCTTTGACAGTCAATGGCTGAGCTACACTAAACTCTGCCTCATACATTATCTGTTGGATCTTAATTTTGGTCTCACATCTTTTTTGTGGAGCTAGCCTCTTCAAGGCAGGAACAAAGCTGAGAAGAAACATCTCATCCTCGTCACACTGTCGGTTAGGGATCATGGAATCTGATCTGTGGTCTTTCTCTTTGGCCAGCAGCCTCCTGTTCTTTGTGGAGAGCTTGGCAGGAGTACTTGAGGAACATGGTGAAGCAGGGGACTCTTGTCGTGTCTGAGGCCTCTTCCTGGTTGTGTATGTTGATAGCTGGGGAGCTGAGGATGGCTGGGGCGCTGGGGATATCTGGGCACCTGGTGGTAGCTTGGCCAGGAAAGCCAGCTGGGCCATCTGGGTGCCTTGTTGCGCTGGGGACAGCTGGGTCACAAAGGCTAGCTGCGACATGGTCCCAACCTGGGTTGTAGGGGTTTTCATGTTGTTTACCAGGGCTGTATTGAGTGTTTTGATCTCACTCTGTGTGCTTTTATTGATTGTATCAGGGCTCTCCTGGTTGTCATGGTCTGCATTGCCATTTCTAGGTTTAATGAATGGTTGAAGAAAGTTCAGAAGTTGTCTGTATTTCCATCGACTGGTGGTGCGCTCCCCTGTCTCTTCCTTACTCCTTTTCTCCTGTCGTACTTCCTTGAAGTATCGGTCTCTTAGATTCTTCCATTTCCTTTTGCACTCTTCAGCTAAAGGGATAAATCAATGATATCGATTATGCAATATGGATTCATCATACTCAAGACTTAATTTGATGTATTTCATATTGAACAAGCTAAACATGGAGAATATTTGACTAAATGGAAGGAAACAAATATTTATAAGTAGCTAGTATGATTAACAATGTATTTTTGGCCATTGAGTCAGAAAAAAATGGGAGCATTCAAATTTTAGAGGTGATTGAACACATCTCTCCATCCCAATGAGGGGGTTCGATTAATCTCACCGGGGAGCCAGAGCTGCCTCCCGGGCTTGAGGTACGTGCCTCGCTCTGTCCGACCGCAAAGTCGGCAAAAAAATGGACGTGAGTAATTAGTAGGATTGTGTTTTCCCGTGCAAAAGTTATTGTTTTGGATAAAAACGCTTTATCTGCCTAAGCAACGAAAACGAGTGAATCATTTTATGGAAAATACGTTTCTGGACGATGTACCATATACTGCCCTGTTGAAAACATGACCAAGCCGACCCCGCTTTCGCACGATGATGTGACCGGTCCAACCCCGGCCAACGTATAATAAATAACTCCCTAATTGACGGAACCTAATCGGGTTCCTACTTATAAACTGTAAATGTGAGGCTCTACCATTGAGTTGGTCGGCAATTTTTTTTGCAGTGCTCTCCATTTGATGGCATTTGTTAGTTAATTTCATTAATGCGTGGAAGATGTGATGCCAAGCTACTCGTGGCTCATTGCGCGGGTGGGGAACGGAACATTTTTTTCCCCCTCGTGCCGCGGTGTCTGCAGTC
Coding sequences within it:
- the LOC120045030 gene encoding E3 ubiquitin-protein ligase RNF185-like, with protein sequence MASAAPPPSAVSTATENPSSSSAAGEGANQDSAFECNICLDTSKDAVISLCGHLFCWPCLHQWLETRPNRQVCPVCKAGISRDKVIPLYGRGSTSQQDPRERTPPRPQGQRPENRGFQRFGFGDGGFQMSFGIGAFPFGIFSTAFNINDGRPHPAALGTPQHMDEQFLSQLFLFVALVIVFWLLIA
- the LOC120045027 gene encoding uncharacterized protein LOC120045027, whose protein sequence is MDEKLILSVFNFPELYNTTLPDYRNGETRSLAWRRISALTALPAEECKRKWKNLRDRYFKEVRQEKRSKEETGERTTSRWKYRQLLNFLQPFIKPRNGNADHDNQESPDTINKSTQSEIKTLNTALVNNMKTPTTQVGTMSQLAFVTQLSPAQQGTQMAQLAFLAKLPPGAQISPAPQPSSAPQLSTYTTRKRPQTRQESPASPCSSSTPAKLSTKNRRLLAKEKDHRSDSMIPNRQCDEDEMFLLSFVPALKRLAPQKRCETKIKIQQIMYEAEFSVAQPLTVKDPLVTVSNELLEPVPQEDQESQEEPET